One window of Poseidonibacter antarcticus genomic DNA carries:
- a CDS encoding F0F1 ATP synthase subunit A, giving the protein MEGRLFTFLGSIGGHGQEWIILSHFVLVIGIVFLIARSATKRLQLVPSGSQNVMEAFISGIIAMGADTMGETNARRYLPLIGSLAIVIFVSNMIGVIPGFEAPTSNINFTLSLALIVFIYYNYVGIKINGFFNYFKHFMGPMPVLAPLMFPIEIISHISRIISLSFRLFGSIRGDDMFLMVLLMLVPWLLPLPGFFLLTAFGVLQAFIFSILTYVYIAGSVMMAEEDH; this is encoded by the coding sequence ATGGAAGGAAGACTATTTACGTTCTTGGGATCAATTGGTGGTCACGGTCAAGAATGGATCATCTTATCACACTTTGTCCTAGTGATAGGAATAGTATTTTTAATAGCACGATCAGCTACAAAAAGATTACAACTAGTACCTAGTGGTTCACAAAATGTAATGGAAGCATTCATTTCTGGAATCATTGCTATGGGTGCTGATACTATGGGTGAAACAAATGCTAGAAGATATTTACCATTAATTGGTTCTTTGGCAATAGTTATATTTGTTAGTAATATGATTGGAGTTATTCCAGGATTTGAAGCACCTACTAGTAACATCAACTTTACTTTATCACTTGCATTAATAGTATTTATTTACTATAACTATGTAGGTATTAAAATAAATGGTTTCTTTAACTACTTTAAACATTTTATGGGGCCAATGCCTGTATTAGCACCATTAATGTTTCCTATTGAAATAATTTCTCATATATCAAGAATTATTTCATTATCATTCAGACTTTTTGGTTCAATTAGAGGTGATGATATGTTCCTAATGGTACTTTTAATGTTAGTACCTTGGTTATTACCTCTTCCTGGGTTCTTCTTATTAACTGCTTTTGGTGTCCTACAAGCATTTATCTTCAGTATATTAACTTATGTTTATATTGCTGGATCTGTTATGATGGCAGAGGAAGATCACTAG
- a CDS encoding thiamine phosphate synthase — MKNELKTYLITDPKYYTNNTNQFKKNLTKALEKNKVDIACFRDKQSSNIEELASIFVEVCKSFKIEKILINSNLTLAKDLKATGIHLNSKQFNKIKEAKDLGLFVIISCHNKEDIEKAKDLNVDAISYSPVFRTPNKGELLGIKKFEEVVNLYKDMNIIALGGIINDKEIAQIKKTKAYAFASIRYFI, encoded by the coding sequence ATGAAAAACGAGTTAAAAACTTATTTAATAACTGATCCTAAATACTATACAAATAATACAAATCAATTTAAAAAAAATCTAACAAAAGCCTTAGAAAAAAATAAAGTAGATATAGCTTGTTTTAGAGATAAACAATCTTCTAACATTGAAGAATTAGCATCTATTTTTGTTGAAGTTTGTAAAAGTTTTAAAATAGAAAAAATACTAATAAATAGCAATTTAACATTAGCAAAAGATTTGAAAGCAACAGGAATTCACCTAAATTCTAAACAATTTAATAAAATAAAAGAAGCAAAAGATTTAGGCTTATTTGTAATTATATCTTGTCATAATAAAGAAGATATAGAAAAAGCAAAAGATTTAAATGTAGATGCTATTTCATATTCTCCTGTATTTAGAACTCCAAATAAAGGTGAACTATTAGGAATAAAAAAGTTTGAAGAAGTAGTAAATTTATATAAAGATATGAATATAATTGCATTAGGTGGAATTATAAATGATAAAGAAATAGCGCAGATAAAGAAAACAAAAGCCTATGCTTTTGCTTCAATTAGATATTTTATTTAA
- a CDS encoding RecB-like helicase — protein MKNYLALKASAGSGKTFALTVRYITLLLLDAKPNEILTLTFTNKAANEMSERIYNTLLTLGDDEAYLNAIIKESLLSKKQILGKKNLLVKSFTNASLAIFTIDKFINNILREFCGYIGISDDFEIKEDDIEALSMKFLQSLDSKQFDALIDFSIYEKKKFNSIFDLFKNLLEKNENIEIVNIDSKLINVQKEQVLLSAYKIKEAILNCEIASNSAKKAVDFENFDELFVKTWLGKETLSDYSYFKKCSNETLENYFFKVKEEIGLYYKLRAGYSLSKLFELYLMFKNFKLSFNKNKNYLEFNDISNLVYELLSSKIDKEFLYFRLDSKFSHILMDEFQDTSLLQYKILEPLIKEALSGDQTKFKTFFYVGDTKQSIYRFRGGKRELFDYVANTNKSLEVEVLNTNYRSCENVINFVNSLFVNLPSYEYYDQLSIRKGGFVEVVVDKELEEDEKFKTVASKIASLIKQGVNSNDIAILTYTNSDVLDMYNYLKDKFPSLKISTEMTSKLINQENVKAVINAIKYIYFKEEIYQENLNALIGKKVLSKLDINFDVNKKSVQEIIKEIATTLKIIDENVVKFIECSTVYNNIVDFVYEIDKLDAVMVNSESSGLQILTIFKSKGLEFNTVILLDRIKRKNSDKSSLLFEYDSVVLKNIFYKIKGYENYNKQYAQAIAKEKALSFEDEINILYVALTRAKNNMIIFKKEKSSVFDILSMKALTLGQIVESTNVSKNFQESEKIVYNPMDLGQQETQITKEKDLDNNRLHSKYFGIATHFCLEMMNEFTLDELDYCLNLVKTRYSNYLDKNDFINIANRISRLLQNKIFNEIVCDSKFISEQSLVYNGEIKIIDLLLFKDDKYYIIDYKTTREKSDEHISQVSFYKKAIKEIFKTEEVFSYIVYLKQDEILIDEV, from the coding sequence ATGAAAAATTATTTAGCACTAAAAGCCAGCGCTGGTTCTGGTAAAACATTTGCACTTACTGTAAGATATATAACCTTGTTATTATTAGATGCAAAACCCAATGAAATATTAACACTTACATTTACAAATAAAGCTGCAAATGAAATGAGTGAAAGAATTTATAATACTCTTTTAACTTTAGGTGATGATGAAGCATATTTAAATGCAATTATTAAAGAATCTTTACTTTCTAAAAAACAAATATTAGGGAAAAAGAATCTTTTAGTAAAATCATTTACAAATGCAAGTTTAGCAATTTTTACTATTGATAAATTTATCAATAACATCCTACGAGAATTTTGTGGATATATTGGAATATCAGATGATTTTGAAATTAAAGAAGATGATATTGAAGCTTTATCTATGAAGTTTTTGCAATCACTTGATTCTAAACAATTTGATGCTTTAATAGATTTTTCAATATATGAGAAAAAGAAATTTAATTCTATTTTTGATTTATTTAAAAATTTACTTGAAAAGAATGAAAACATTGAAATTGTAAATATTGATTCAAAGCTAATAAATGTTCAAAAAGAACAAGTATTATTAAGTGCTTATAAAATAAAAGAAGCGATTTTAAACTGTGAAATTGCAAGTAATTCTGCTAAAAAAGCAGTAGATTTTGAAAACTTTGATGAATTGTTTGTAAAAACTTGGTTGGGAAAAGAGACATTAAGTGATTATTCATATTTTAAAAAATGCTCAAATGAAACCTTGGAGAATTATTTTTTTAAAGTAAAAGAAGAAATAGGGCTTTATTACAAACTTCGTGCTGGATATAGTTTAAGTAAGCTTTTTGAATTGTATTTAATGTTTAAAAATTTTAAATTATCATTTAATAAAAATAAAAACTATTTAGAGTTTAATGATATTTCAAATTTAGTATATGAATTACTATCTTCAAAAATAGATAAAGAGTTTTTATACTTTAGACTTGATTCCAAGTTTTCACATATATTAATGGATGAGTTTCAAGATACTTCACTGTTACAATATAAAATTTTAGAACCTTTAATAAAAGAAGCATTATCAGGTGATCAAACAAAATTCAAAACATTTTTTTATGTAGGTGATACTAAACAATCTATTTATAGATTCAGAGGTGGGAAAAGAGAACTTTTTGATTATGTGGCAAATACAAATAAATCCTTAGAAGTTGAAGTTTTAAATACAAATTATAGATCTTGTGAAAATGTAATAAATTTTGTAAATTCACTATTTGTAAATTTACCTTCTTATGAATATTATGATCAGTTATCAATTAGAAAAGGTGGTTTTGTTGAAGTTGTTGTTGATAAAGAGTTAGAGGAAGATGAAAAGTTTAAAACAGTTGCTTCAAAAATTGCATCATTGATTAAACAAGGTGTTAATTCAAATGATATAGCAATTTTAACTTATACAAATTCAGATGTTTTAGATATGTATAACTACTTAAAGGATAAGTTTCCATCTTTGAAAATATCAACAGAAATGACATCTAAATTAATAAATCAAGAAAATGTAAAAGCTGTAATAAATGCAATTAAATATATTTATTTTAAAGAAGAGATATATCAAGAAAATTTAAATGCATTAATTGGTAAAAAAGTATTAAGTAAATTAGATATAAATTTTGATGTTAATAAAAAATCTGTTCAAGAGATTATAAAAGAAATAGCAACAACACTAAAAATCATTGATGAAAATGTTGTTAAATTTATAGAGTGTAGTACTGTTTATAATAATATTGTAGATTTCGTTTATGAGATAGATAAACTAGATGCAGTTATGGTAAATAGTGAATCATCTGGTTTACAAATACTAACAATATTTAAATCAAAAGGATTGGAATTTAATACTGTAATCTTACTTGATAGAATAAAAAGAAAGAACTCTGATAAAAGTTCACTTCTTTTTGAATATGATAGTGTTGTATTAAAAAATATCTTTTATAAAATAAAAGGTTATGAAAATTATAATAAACAGTATGCACAAGCAATTGCAAAAGAAAAAGCTTTGAGTTTTGAAGACGAAATAAATATTTTATATGTAGCATTAACTAGAGCAAAAAACAATATGATAATTTTCAAAAAAGAGAAATCATCAGTATTTGATATTTTAAGTATGAAAGCATTAACTCTTGGTCAAATAGTTGAAAGTACAAATGTTTCAAAAAATTTCCAAGAAAGTGAAAAAATTGTTTATAATCCAATGGACTTAGGTCAGCAAGAAACACAAATAACAAAAGAAAAAGATTTAGATAATAATAGATTACACTCTAAGTATTTTGGAATTGCAACACACTTTTGTCTTGAAATGATGAATGAATTTACTTTAGATGAATTAGATTATTGTTTAAATTTAGTTAAAACTAGATATTCAAACTATTTAGATAAAAATGATTTTATTAATATTGCTAATAGAATTTCAAGATTATTACAAAATAAAATATTTAATGAAATAGTATGTGATTCGAAGTTTATAAGTGAGCAATCTTTGGTATACAATGGTGAAATAAAAATCATTGATTTACTTTTATTTAAAGATGATAAGTATTATATCATTGATTATAAAACAACAAGAGAGAAATCTGATGAACATATTTCTCAGGTAAGTTTTTATAAAAAAGCTATAAAAGAGATATTTAAAACAGAAGAAGTTTTCTCATATATAGTTTATTTAAAACAAGATGAGATTTTAATTGATGAGGTTTAA
- the argB gene encoding acetylglutamate kinase has product MQNKHQKVQILLDAIPYIKKFNGKIIVIKYGGSAQTSPELQEKFAEDIVLLSLVGFKPVIVHGGGARISELLKKLDIKSEFINGHRVTSKETMKVVEMVLSGEINKNITSLLNYHGAKAIGLSGKDSAIIKAKAKDDGKFGFTGEITEINGELIKNLVKEGFIPVIAPIADSLEPNHPGFNINADFAASKVAAALGAQKVLFLTDTVGVLDKEGTLLTTLDKEAVDKYKEDGTIAGGMIPKVDSCIEAIHDGVNKAHIIDGRVEHSILLELFTKDGIGTQFLRRDNPNNGIDMNKLINDEI; this is encoded by the coding sequence ATGCAAAATAAACATCAAAAAGTACAAATTTTACTTGATGCTATTCCTTATATTAAAAAATTCAACGGAAAAATTATTGTAATCAAATATGGTGGCTCTGCTCAAACAAGCCCAGAATTACAAGAAAAATTTGCTGAAGATATAGTTTTACTTTCACTTGTTGGATTTAAGCCAGTTATCGTTCATGGTGGAGGTGCAAGAATCTCAGAATTACTAAAAAAACTTGATATTAAATCAGAATTTATAAATGGTCATAGAGTTACTTCAAAAGAAACTATGAAAGTTGTAGAAATGGTTCTTTCAGGTGAGATAAATAAAAATATTACTTCACTATTAAACTATCATGGAGCTAAAGCTATTGGTCTTTCAGGTAAAGATTCGGCAATAATCAAAGCAAAAGCAAAAGATGATGGAAAGTTCGGGTTTACAGGTGAAATTACTGAAATTAATGGTGAATTAATCAAAAATCTTGTTAAAGAAGGTTTTATTCCTGTAATTGCACCAATTGCAGATAGTTTAGAACCAAATCACCCTGGTTTTAATATCAATGCTGATTTTGCAGCTTCAAAAGTAGCAGCAGCATTAGGTGCACAAAAAGTTTTATTTTTAACAGATACAGTTGGTGTCTTAGATAAAGAAGGAACATTATTAACAACACTTGATAAAGAAGCTGTTGACAAATACAAAGAAGATGGCACAATAGCTGGAGGAATGATTCCAAAAGTTGATTCTTGTATTGAAGCAATTCACGATGGCGTTAATAAAGCCCATATTATTGATGGTAGAGTTGAACACTCGATTTTACTAGAATTATTTACAAAAGATGGAATTGGAACACAATTTTTAAGAAGAGATAATCCTAATAATGGGATTGATATGAATAAATTAATAAATGATGAAATATAG
- the thrC gene encoding threonine synthase yields the protein MNFIETRGNDGIKPQEVPFSEAILNPSASFGGLYVPKELPSLEKDFIQNHVNKSYKQLAYDILKAFEIDIDEKEINKALDLYDNFDDASNPCPVVKVKDDLFVHEQYHGPTRAFKDMALQPFGSILSSIAQKRNENYLILAATSGDTGPAALNTFKNKSNIQVACLYPDGGTSDVQRLQMVCEDGKNLKVIGIKGNFDDAQSALKNLLASKSFKDDLQKHGIKLSAANSVNFGRIIFQIIYHFWSYIQLLKQEEITMGEKIYLVVPSGNFGNVLGAFYAKAMGVPVEKFLVASNENNILTQWINTGIYDIRGKELKLTKSPAMDILKSSNIERVMYSLYGAKRTKELLEDLNQNNIFEMTKEETSKLQEQFSAINSDDAYGQKIIKEFLDDGYLMDPHTATCLKAYEELRQKDLKTVIYSTAEWTKFSPTVLNSLKQDNIKYSDKDALDEISSKYNANLPQSIKDLFNSKINHDLIINKEDIESQIVKFIKES from the coding sequence ATGAATTTTATTGAAACAAGAGGAAACGATGGTATAAAACCTCAAGAAGTACCATTTAGTGAAGCTATTTTAAATCCTAGTGCTTCTTTTGGTGGATTATATGTACCTAAAGAATTACCAAGTTTAGAAAAAGATTTTATACAAAATCATGTAAACAAAAGTTATAAACAATTAGCTTATGATATTTTAAAAGCATTTGAAATTGATATTGATGAAAAAGAAATAAATAAAGCATTAGACTTATATGACAATTTTGATGATGCATCAAATCCTTGTCCTGTAGTAAAAGTAAAAGATGATTTATTTGTACATGAACAATATCACGGTCCTACTCGTGCTTTTAAAGATATGGCATTACAACCTTTTGGTTCAATTCTAAGCTCAATTGCACAAAAAAGAAATGAAAACTATCTTATTCTTGCTGCAACTTCTGGGGACACAGGTCCAGCTGCTCTTAATACTTTTAAAAATAAAAGTAATATCCAAGTAGCTTGTCTTTATCCAGATGGAGGAACTAGTGATGTTCAAAGATTACAAATGGTTTGTGAAGATGGAAAGAACCTAAAAGTGATTGGAATAAAAGGAAATTTTGATGATGCTCAAAGTGCATTAAAAAATCTTCTAGCCTCAAAAAGTTTTAAAGATGATTTACAAAAACATGGTATTAAACTTAGTGCTGCTAACTCTGTAAACTTTGGAAGAATTATTTTCCAAATAATTTATCATTTCTGGTCATATATCCAATTGTTAAAACAAGAAGAAATTACAATGGGTGAAAAAATCTATTTAGTAGTACCTTCTGGAAACTTTGGAAATGTATTAGGAGCATTTTATGCAAAAGCAATGGGCGTTCCTGTTGAAAAATTCTTAGTTGCATCAAATGAAAACAATATCTTAACACAATGGATTAATACAGGTATTTATGATATTAGAGGTAAAGAATTAAAACTTACTAAATCTCCTGCAATGGATATTTTAAAATCATCAAATATTGAAAGAGTTATGTATTCATTATATGGAGCAAAAAGAACTAAAGAATTATTAGAAGATTTAAATCAAAATAATATATTTGAAATGACAAAAGAAGAAACATCAAAACTTCAAGAACAATTTTCAGCTATAAATTCTGATGATGCTTATGGTCAAAAAATTATCAAAGAGTTTTTGGATGATGGATATTTAATGGATCCACACACAGCAACTTGTTTAAAAGCTTATGAAGAATTAAGACAAAAAGATTTAAAAACAGTAATATATTCAACAGCTGAATGGACTAAATTTTCACCAACTGTTTTAAATTCATTAAAACAAGATAATATTAAATATTCTGATAAAGATGCATTAGATGAAATTTCATCAAAATATAATGCCAATTTACCACAAAGTATTAAAGATTTATTTAACTCAAAAATAAATCATGATTTAATTATCAATAAAGAAGATATAGAATCTCAAATCGTAAAATTTATTAAAGAATCATAA
- a CDS encoding Rieske 2Fe-2S domain-containing protein, which produces MSNKTNRRDFLGYSFAAVAAVGGAASLVGMKQAWDPLPSVLSGGFTTVDLAPIKAGTPETFVWRGKPVFVLKKSAEMDKSERDLIIGEDRFIVAIGLCTHLGCIPAWKDSMWKCACHGGEYNSSAKQTFGPPPRPLDVPPFKVDGTKLVLGETGPEYNAISAFVATQA; this is translated from the coding sequence ATGTCTAATAAAACTAATAGACGAGATTTTCTTGGTTATTCATTCGCTGCAGTTGCTGCAGTTGGTGGTGCTGCGTCGCTTGTTGGTATGAAACAAGCTTGGGATCCTCTTCCAAGTGTTCTTTCTGGTGGATTTACAACAGTTGATCTTGCTCCAATAAAAGCTGGTACGCCAGAAACTTTTGTATGGAGAGGGAAACCAGTATTTGTACTTAAAAAAAGTGCAGAAATGGATAAATCTGAAAGAGATTTAATAATCGGAGAAGATAGATTCATTGTTGCAATTGGATTATGTACACACCTAGGTTGTATTCCAGCGTGGAAAGATAGTATGTGGAAATGTGCATGTCACGGGGGAGAGTATAATTCAAGTGCGAAACAAACTTTCGGTCCTCCACCAAGACCTCTTGACGTACCTCCATTTAAAGTAGATGGTACTAAACTTGTACTAGGTGAAACTGGTCCTGAGTATAATGCAATTTCTGCTTTTGTAGCAACACAAGCATAG
- a CDS encoding cytochrome b, whose product MAKFEKANSVGEWLDQRLNLTTFNKVMMTEYWIPKDINFLWAMGVLLATTFGILIISGIFLMMYYKPDIGLAFDSVNYTIMQEVAFGWLFRHMHGVAASVVFLIIYIHMFTGIYYGSYKQGREMIWISGMLLFMTFSAAGFSGYMLPWGQMSYWAAMVITNLFGGVPVIGDALVVWIRGDFNVADATLTRFFMLHVFLLPITIMGIIGLHFYTLRVPHVNNQNSEEFDFDEEAEKYLAGNKRESKVIPFWPVFISKDLAVLGIFLIFYFYLVFFHYDFAMDPVNFDPANNMVTPAHIYPEWYFLWSYEVLRGFFFDIAGVKAFDVGLIAFAFANVIFLLLPWLDRDPAILPAHKRPIFFIWFWILMADLIVLTVYGKLPPTGTNAWVGFFAAVAFILLFLVLPIVTKIDAKKRGAL is encoded by the coding sequence ATGGCAAAATTTGAAAAAGCAAACTCTGTTGGTGAGTGGTTAGACCAAAGATTAAATCTTACGACATTCAATAAAGTTATGATGACTGAATATTGGATTCCAAAAGATATTAACTTTCTATGGGCGATGGGTGTTTTATTAGCAACTACTTTTGGTATTTTAATTATCTCTGGTATCTTCTTAATGATGTATTACAAACCAGATATTGGTTTAGCATTTGATTCTGTTAACTACACAATTATGCAAGAAGTTGCATTTGGTTGGTTATTTAGACATATGCATGGTGTTGCAGCTTCTGTTGTATTCTTAATTATTTATATTCATATGTTTACAGGTATCTACTATGGTTCTTATAAACAAGGTAGAGAAATGATTTGGATTTCAGGTATGTTATTATTTATGACATTCTCTGCTGCTGGATTCTCTGGATATATGTTACCATGGGGACAAATGTCTTACTGGGCTGCTATGGTTATTACTAACCTTTTTGGTGGAGTTCCTGTAATTGGTGATGCTTTAGTTGTATGGATTAGAGGTGACTTTAATGTTGCTGATGCTACATTAACTAGATTCTTTATGTTACATGTATTTCTTTTACCTATTACTATAATGGGTATTATTGGTTTACACTTCTATACATTAAGAGTTCCTCATGTAAATAATCAAAATTCTGAAGAATTTGATTTTGATGAAGAAGCTGAAAAATATTTAGCTGGAAATAAAAGAGAGTCAAAAGTTATTCCTTTCTGGCCTGTATTTATTTCTAAAGATTTAGCTGTTTTAGGTATATTCTTAATCTTCTATTTCTATTTAGTATTCTTCCATTATGATTTTGCTATGGATCCAGTTAACTTTGATCCTGCTAATAATATGGTTACACCAGCTCATATTTATCCTGAGTGGTATTTCTTATGGTCATATGAAGTATTAAGAGGGTTCTTCTTTGATATAGCTGGAGTTAAAGCATTTGATGTTGGTTTAATTGCATTTGCATTTGCCAATGTTATTTTCTTATTATTACCTTGGTTAGATAGAGATCCTGCAATTTTACCAGCACACAAAAGACCAATATTCTTTATTTGGTTCTGGATATTAATGGCGGATTTAATCGTATTAACTGTATATGGTAAATTACCTCCAACAGGTACAAATGCATGGGTTGGATTCTTTGCAGCAGTAGCATTTATTCTTCTGTTCTTAGTTTTACCTATTGTTACAAAAATTGACGCTAAGAAAAGGGGAGCATTATAA
- a CDS encoding c-type cytochrome, whose protein sequence is MRELKILAVVVALTLITYWGVEPFAHSQMHPHVEAADFEFENVKEDISDITALTGNAAAGEVLVTTNCTACHAIKVKGFPEVMDHASAAAAYGVTPPDLSTAGKLYDASYLAAFIKNPAKASMVEHKFVDGRAHPMPAYNWMQPQEIADMVAFLQSIAPEEMTNKEVFTNACQRCHSIKYADMKNGTMAAYTPDENIKSYMGKIPPDLSQMIRSRGHEYLETFINDPQKHLEGTAMPRVGLTEASQEQVVSYLEDIGDSKKAQREELGPKFLIYLVIFAIFAFLWKGSKWRDVH, encoded by the coding sequence ATGAGAGAATTAAAAATACTAGCAGTAGTAGTAGCTTTAACGCTTATTACTTACTGGGGAGTTGAGCCATTTGCTCACTCTCAAATGCACCCACACGTTGAAGCAGCAGATTTTGAATTTGAAAATGTAAAAGAAGATATATCTGATATTACAGCTTTAACAGGAAATGCAGCAGCAGGTGAAGTTTTAGTAACTACAAACTGTACAGCTTGTCATGCTATTAAAGTTAAGGGATTCCCTGAAGTTATGGATCATGCAAGTGCAGCAGCAGCTTATGGTGTTACTCCACCTGATTTAAGTACAGCTGGAAAATTATATGATGCTTCTTATTTAGCAGCATTTATTAAAAATCCTGCAAAAGCGTCTATGGTTGAACATAAATTTGTAGACGGACGTGCTCATCCAATGCCAGCTTATAACTGGATGCAACCACAAGAAATTGCAGATATGGTAGCATTTTTACAATCAATTGCTCCAGAAGAGATGACAAATAAAGAAGTATTTACTAATGCTTGTCAAAGATGTCACTCTATTAAATATGCAGATATGAAAAATGGTACAATGGCTGCATATACACCTGATGAAAACATCAAATCATACATGGGGAAAATTCCACCAGATTTATCTCAAATGATTAGATCAAGAGGACACGAATACTTAGAAACATTTATTAATGACCCTCAAAAACATCTTGAAGGTACAGCAATGCCTAGAGTTGGATTAACTGAAGCTTCACAAGAACAAGTTGTATCATACTTAGAAGATATTGGTGATTCTAAAAAAGCACAAAGAGAAGAATTAGGACCTAAATTCTTAATCTATCTTGTGATTTTTGCTATATTTGCTTTCCTATGGAAAGGTTCTAAATGGAGAGATGTTCACTAG
- a CDS encoding 16S rRNA (uracil(1498)-N(3))-methyltransferase has product MQFTFDINCGNEFLEISDDTYKYLIKARRHKINDEIYFRNLKDNLIYLYKLNSIDRKTARFNLISQEEKIIQNDNKLHIAWCLVDPKTVEKYLASLNELGVDKITFVYCEYSQKNFKVNFEKLEKILINSSSQCGRSSIIKLEVVNSLEEFLEKNENVYFLDFSKTSIDDKKTDIKTLVIGCEGGFSQDERFTFNKDNIVGFKSNIILRSETAILSASAKILI; this is encoded by the coding sequence ATGCAATTTACTTTTGATATTAACTGTGGAAATGAATTCTTAGAAATAAGTGATGATACATATAAATATTTAATAAAAGCAAGACGGCATAAAATAAACGATGAAATATATTTTAGGAATTTAAAAGATAATTTGATTTATTTATATAAACTAAATTCTATAGATAGAAAAACTGCAAGATTTAATTTAATTTCACAAGAAGAGAAAATTATTCAAAATGATAATAAACTTCATATAGCTTGGTGTTTAGTTGATCCTAAAACTGTGGAGAAGTATTTAGCTTCTTTAAATGAATTAGGAGTTGATAAAATTACTTTTGTTTATTGTGAATATTCTCAAAAGAATTTCAAAGTAAATTTTGAGAAGTTAGAAAAAATATTAATAAACTCTTCTTCTCAATGTGGAAGATCAAGTATTATAAAATTAGAAGTAGTAAACTCATTAGAAGAATTTTTAGAAAAAAATGAAAATGTATATTTTCTTGATTTTTCAAAAACATCAATTGATGATAAAAAAACAGATATTAAAACTTTAGTTATTGGTTGCGAGGGTGGTTTTTCACAAGATGAAAGATTTACTTTTAATAAAGATAATATTGTAGGATTTAAGTCTAATATTATTTTACGAAGTGAAACTGCAATTTTAAGTGCTAGTGCTAAAATACTAATCTAA